The Salinivibrio kushneri genomic interval AACAAACCGTGCTGGGCATGAGCCTCAAAGAGCAACTGGCGCAATACGACATCGTGCAAACCGATGATGAAGCGATTAAAGCCTTCTATCGCGCCGGGCCAGCGGGCATTCGTACCACCCAAGCTTTCTCGCAAAGCTGTCGCTGGGACACCCTGGATGATGATCGCCAATCAGGCTGTATCCGTGCCCATGAATACGCCTTTAGCCAAGACGGTGGTTTAGCCGTGCTACAAGGCAATATCGCGCTCAATGGCTGTATCGTCAAAACCGCTGGGGTCGATGAAAGTATTCTGACCTTCGAAGGGCCAGCCGTGGTGTTTGAAAGTCAAGACCACGCGGTGGATGCCATCCTCGGGGGGGAAGTGAAAGCCGGTGATGTGGTGGTGATCCGTTACGAAGGGCCGAAAGGGGGGCCAGGCATGCAAGAAATGCTCTATCCCACCACCTACTTAAAATCGATGGGATTGGGCAAATCCTGCGCCCTGCTCACTGATGGGCGCTTCTCTGGTGGCACCTCTGGGCTGTCTATTGGTCATGTCTCTCCCGAGGCAGCGAACGGCGGCACCATTGCGTTAGTGGAAAACGGCGATCGTATTCGTATTGATATCCCCACTCGCGAAATCAGTCTGCTAGTGGACGAAGCGACACTGGCCACCCGCCGCACCGAAGTAAACGCACGCGGCTGGAAGCCCAAAGACCGTCAACGCCAGGTCTCTTACGCGTTAAAAGCCTATGCCAGCCTCGCCACCAGCGCCGATAAAGGTGCGGTGCGCGATCGCAGTAAATTGGAGGAGTAAGCATGCAACAGGCCCAACCCTCAAGGGTACAACCGATGGACGGTGCTGATTACCTTAGAGATATCTTGCGCGCGCCTGTTTATGAAGTGGCGATGACCTCGCCTCTTCAAACCATGAAGCGCTTATCTGAGCGTTTCAATAATCAGGTACAGCTCAAGCGTGAAGATCGCCAACCGGTCCACTCATTTAAACTACGCGGCGCGCACAACATGATGGCGCAACTGACTGAGGCGCAAAAAAAAGCGGGTGTGATTGCGGCATCGGCGGGTAACCACGCTCAGGGCGTCGCTCTATCGGGTAGCCGCCTTGGGGTGAAAGCGACCATCGTGATGCCGCGCACCACGCCAGCCATTAAGGTCGACGCGGTACGCGGCTTCGGCGGCCATGTGGTGCTGCACGGTAATAATTTCGATGAAGCCAAAGGCATGGCACAGCAGCTCGCCGACGAACACGGTTATACCTTTGTGCCCCCTTTTGATCATCCCCAAGTGATTGCTGGACAGGGCACCATTGGCTTAGAGCTGGTGCAACAAAATGGTCACCTCGATTATATTTTTCTGCCCGTTGGAGGCGGGGGCATCGCCGCGGGCGTGGCCGTGCTTATCAAACAACTGATGCCCAACATCAAAGTCATCGGCGTCGAGGCGGAAGACTCTGCCTGTCTACGTGCGGCATTAGATGCTGGCTTCCCAGTGACGCTCGACAGAGTGGGCACCTTTGCCGACGGTGTGGCCGTGAAACGTATCGGCGATGAGTCTTTCCGGCTTTGTCAGCAATACTTAGATGACAGCATCACGGTATCGAGTGATGCGATTTGTGCCGCGGTGCAAGACATCTTTGAGGATACGCGAGCCATCTCCGAGCCCTCTGGCGCCTTGGCATTAGCCGGCCTGAAGCAATACGTGGAAAAGCACCAGCTCAAAGATAAACAGCTGGCGGCCGTGTTGTCTGGTGCCAATACCAATTTCCACTCGCTGCGCTACGTCTCTGAGCGCGCGGAGCTTGGCGAGAAGCGAGAGGGCTTACTGGCTGTCACCATCCCCGAGCAAACCGGCGCCTTTTTTAATTTTTGTCAGATATTGGGCGATCGCGCCGTCACCGAGTTCAATTATCGGTATGGCGATGACCATCTCGCCAATATCTTCGTCGGTGTCAGATTACTCGGCGGACAAGAAGAGTTGGACAATATCCTGCGCGATTTGCGCCAAGCCGGCTATCCGGTCGAAGATTTGTCCGATGATGAAATGGCTAAAGTGCACGTGCGCTATATGATTGGTGGCCGACCATTGGCCAACCTCAGTGAACGGCTTTATAGTTTTGAGTTTCCTGAATACCCAGGAGCATTACTACACTTTTTGCAAACCTTGGGCACCCATTGGAACATCAGCCTGTTCAATTATCGTAACCATGGTTCGGACTATGGTCGCGTACTGTGCGGCTTCGAAATTGGCGACCAGGACTTGCTCGCTTTTACGGCCCATTTGCGGGAGCTTGGGTATGGCTGGAAAGACGAGACGTCGAACCCGGCTTATCGCTTTTTCCTGTCAAAAACCACCGATTAATCCGCAATAAAAAGCCCGACATTAATGTCGGGCTGGGTTTATTCGTTTGGCGGCTCTGGGGTCAGGGTGACCACATATTCGGCAATGGACAACGCGTTATCCATTACTGTCTGTCGTGCCATTTGCGGGAGCTGACTCAGCAAGCTCGTCAATGCGGCGAGATCATCACGGTGAGAGAAGGCGATGTCTCGCTCATCCGTTTCACCATGCACAAACCAGTTGAAGGGTCGGCCGGTAATTTCCGCTATCATGACCAGCGCGAGGATTTTCGGATCCGTTTTCCCCGACTCCATATCCAAATAGGTTTGGCGCGCGACATTCAAACGCTTCGCCATGTCTACTTGGGTTATCTTACTAAATTCCCGTGCTTCACGGATCCGTTGCGCGATGCGCGCCGTCGAAATCACCATGGTTCATGCCTCATTTCTGCAACCCGAGCTGTATTAAACACAGCCCGTCACAACACCACCCCTGCATTATGCATGGCTCGGCAGGCGTATCATGGTGGCGCACACCGATAGTGTGACACTACGCTTTTGATGCCTACCTCAGTAAGCAAGCACTCACCTGCCTATCTAGTCGAGCAGGCAGTCTTTTTATGCGCGCTGGGCCGCCTTTGAATAGTTCACCAAGAACGAAGCCATGTTCACGCTTTGGTTTAAGATCGCAGTACGGGCTTCGTGCGGTAAGCGAGAGAAATGCTCAAGCAGGCGGTTCACATCTTGCTTATACTGAACATCGTGCATTTCGACATCTTCGTCACCGTAGACAAACCATACCAATGGGCGCTCAGTCAGCTCAGCAATGTTGGAAAGCATACGAACACGCGGTTCTGTTTTACCATTTTCGATATCTAAGTAGGTTTGACGGGCCACATTAAGCAGCTTGGCCATTTTTACTTGGGTGATGCCTTTCCACTCACGCGCTTCTTTGATGCGTTTTGCTACTTGGGTTTTAGAGTCAATCATTGCTTCCTCTCTATAACTGGTCGATGTTAGTCGTTATACCCTGAGTATGCACAATGTAGGCCAAGTTATTGGACACCAACAAAAACCAAGATATTCAACAACTTAAAAACCAGAATGGCGTTCTGTTTAATTTTCCAGACGCCATGCCTGAGATTAAATGCAAAATGATTTGCATTTTGCAATAAATCCTATGCAGATCGCATTTTTGTAGAAAGAGGACAGTAATTGATAAAAGATCAACCACGCTCCTGGTCAGAGCGTGGTGATTATTGGGCAGGTTTACTCAACAGTGACGGCTTTAGCAAGGTTACGAGGTTGATCGACGTCCGTGCCTTTAATCAAGGCCACATGATACGACAATTGCTGCATCGGGATGGTGTAAAACACGGGGGCGATGATGTCATCCACGTGTGGCATGGCGATAATTTTCATGCCTTCTTCTGGTGTAAAGCCGGCGTCTTGATCGGCAAACACGTAGAGCTGGCCACCACGGGCGCGCACTTCTTCGATATTGGATTTGAGCTTTTCCAACAGCTCGTTATTGGGGGCAATCACAATCACTGGCATATCGGCATCAATCAGCGCCAATGGGCCGTGTTTTAGTTCACCCGCGGCATAGGCTTCCGCGTGAATGTACGAGATCTCTTTGAGTTTAAGCGCGGCTTCTACGGCAATCGGATAAAACTCGCCACGCCCTAAGAACAGAGAGTGATGCTTGTCGGCAAAATCTTCCGCGAGTTGCTCAATCGCTTTATCAAAGGTCAACGCTTGCTCGATGCTTGAAGGCAGGTGATGCAAAGCATCGACAATCTCACGTTCTTGGTCACGACCAATCGATCCCTGCATTTTACCTAGCGCGGTGACCAGCATCAGCAGCGCAGACAGCTGGGTGGTAAAGGCCTTGGTCGAGGCCACGCCAATTTCTGCGCCCGCGCGCGTCATAAAGGCCAAATCGGATTCACGTACCAACGATGAGCCTGCCACGTTGCAAATGGCCATGGTGGCCATATAGCCACGCTCCTTGGCTAAACGCAGCGCCGCTAGCGTGTCGGCCGTTTCGCCAGACTGCGACAAGGTAATCAGCACGCTATTAGGACGGGTGACAAACTGGCGATAGCGAAACTCCGAGGCAATCTCCACATCACAACTGACGCCTGCCAGCGATTCAAACCAATAACGCGCGACCATGCCCGCATTGTACGAGGTGCCACAGGCGATGATTTGAATATGCTGTGCTTTAGCGAGAATATCGCTGGCCCCATTACCGATGGCATCGACAATCACATGGTCGCTGCCTAACCGGCCTTCCATGGTGTTGGTGAGCGCGGTGGGCTGCTCATAAATCTCTTTTTGCATATAGTGGCGATATTGGCCTTTATCCGCCGCATCGTACTGAGCACTGGCTTCATGCACCTCGCGCTCTACCGGTGTGCCTTCTTGATTATAAATGGTCACCTCGCGGCGAGAGATATCGGCCACATCCCCTTCTTCGAGATAGATAAAGCGACGCGTGACATTGAGCAGCGCCAACTGATCCGAGGCGAGAAAGTTTTCGCCAATCCCCAAACCAATCACTAGTGGGCTACCCGAACGCGCGGCTATCAAGCGCTCTGGCTGATTTTTATCCATCACCACGGTACCGTATGCCCCTTCAAGCTGACTCACCGTGCGTTGGAATGCCTCAAGCAAATCAGAGGATTGCTTAAGCTCCCAATCAACCCAATGCGCAATCACTTCAGTGTCGGTCTGCGAATGGAATTGATAACCCCGCGCTTGTAAT includes:
- the ilvA gene encoding threonine ammonia-lyase, biosynthetic gives rise to the protein MQQAQPSRVQPMDGADYLRDILRAPVYEVAMTSPLQTMKRLSERFNNQVQLKREDRQPVHSFKLRGAHNMMAQLTEAQKKAGVIAASAGNHAQGVALSGSRLGVKATIVMPRTTPAIKVDAVRGFGGHVVLHGNNFDEAKGMAQQLADEHGYTFVPPFDHPQVIAGQGTIGLELVQQNGHLDYIFLPVGGGGIAAGVAVLIKQLMPNIKVIGVEAEDSACLRAALDAGFPVTLDRVGTFADGVAVKRIGDESFRLCQQYLDDSITVSSDAICAAVQDIFEDTRAISEPSGALALAGLKQYVEKHQLKDKQLAAVLSGANTNFHSLRYVSERAELGEKREGLLAVTIPEQTGAFFNFCQILGDRAVTEFNYRYGDDHLANIFVGVRLLGGQEELDNILRDLRQAGYPVEDLSDDEMAKVHVRYMIGGRPLANLSERLYSFEFPEYPGALLHFLQTLGTHWNISLFNYRNHGSDYGRVLCGFEIGDQDLLAFTAHLRELGYGWKDETSNPAYRFFLSKTTD
- a CDS encoding helix-turn-helix domain-containing protein, whose amino-acid sequence is MVISTARIAQRIREAREFSKITQVDMAKRLNVARQTYLDMESGKTDPKILALVMIAEITGRPFNWFVHGETDERDIAFSHRDDLAALTSLLSQLPQMARQTVMDNALSIAEYVVTLTPEPPNE
- a CDS encoding helix-turn-helix transcriptional regulator — protein: MIDSKTQVAKRIKEAREWKGITQVKMAKLLNVARQTYLDIENGKTEPRVRMLSNIAELTERPLVWFVYGDEDVEMHDVQYKQDVNRLLEHFSRLPHEARTAILNQSVNMASFLVNYSKAAQRA
- the glmS gene encoding glutamine--fructose-6-phosphate transaminase (isomerizing) translates to MCGIVGAVAQRDVAEILVEGLRRLEYRGYDSAGVAITDSATGQLTRVRRLGKVAALSDAVAETNPTGGTGIAHTRWATHGEPSEANAHPHMSGERIAVVHNGIIENHQMLREQLQARGYQFHSQTDTEVIAHWVDWELKQSSDLLEAFQRTVSQLEGAYGTVVMDKNQPERLIAARSGSPLVIGLGIGENFLASDQLALLNVTRRFIYLEEGDVADISRREVTIYNQEGTPVEREVHEASAQYDAADKGQYRHYMQKEIYEQPTALTNTMEGRLGSDHVIVDAIGNGASDILAKAQHIQIIACGTSYNAGMVARYWFESLAGVSCDVEIASEFRYRQFVTRPNSVLITLSQSGETADTLAALRLAKERGYMATMAICNVAGSSLVRESDLAFMTRAGAEIGVASTKAFTTQLSALLMLVTALGKMQGSIGRDQEREIVDALHHLPSSIEQALTFDKAIEQLAEDFADKHHSLFLGRGEFYPIAVEAALKLKEISYIHAEAYAAGELKHGPLALIDADMPVIVIAPNNELLEKLKSNIEEVRARGGQLYVFADQDAGFTPEEGMKIIAMPHVDDIIAPVFYTIPMQQLSYHVALIKGTDVDQPRNLAKAVTVE